From one Nyctibius grandis isolate bNycGra1 chromosome 20, bNycGra1.pri, whole genome shotgun sequence genomic stretch:
- the VCPKMT gene encoding protein N-lysine methyltransferase METTL21D, with translation MAGFVRRLERRGGSALRLEQRAAGGVGCVVWDAALVLAKFLETGACPLARRHVLELGAGTGAVGIMAATLGANVTVTDLEELQELLLVNIENNKHLVTGSVRAKVLKWGEDVTEFQPPPDYILMADCIYYEESLEPLLKTLKDLTGPDTCVLCCYEQRTMGKNPEIERKYFELLQVDFELEKIPLDKHDEEYRSEDIHIVSIHRKRTSFPS, from the exons ATGGCGGGTTTCGTGCGGCGGCTGGAGCGGCGGGGTGGGTCGGCGCTGCGGCTGGAGcagcgggcggcgggcggcgtgGGCTGCGTGGTGTGGGACGCCGCGCTGGTGCTCGCCAAGTTCCTGGAGACCGGCGCTTGCCCCCTCGCCCGCCGCCACGTCCTCGAGCTGggcgccgggaccggcgccgtCGGCATCATGGCGGCTACGCTGGg GGCGAACGTGACGGTCACCGacctggaggagctgcaggagctgctgctggttaATATAGAGAACAACAAACACCTGGTGACAGGGTCAGTCCGAGCCAAGGTACTGAAATG GGGTGAAGATGTAACAGAATTTCAGCCTCCTCCCGATTACATACTAATGGCTGATTGCATTTACTACGAGGAG TCGTTAGAACCGTTACTGAAGACACTGAAAGACCTTACTGGGCCTGATACCTGCGTCTTGTGCTGTTACGAACAGAGGACTATGGGAAAGAATCCTGAAATTGAGAGGAAATACTTTGAG CTGCTTCAGGTGGACTTTGAGCTGGAAAAAATCCCCCTGGATAAGCACGACGAGGAGTACCGCAGCGAAGACATTCACATCGTGAGCATCCACAGGAAACGGACG AGTTTTCCATCGTGA